The Geodermatophilaceae bacterium NBWT11 genome has a segment encoding these proteins:
- the uvrC gene encoding excinuclease ABC subunit UvrC, which produces MPDPSSYRPAVGSIPESPGVYKFRDPSGRVVYVGKAKSLRQRLNSYFADVRGLHPRTRQMVTTAASVEWTVVGTEVEALQLEYNWIKEFDPRFNVRYRDDKSYPSLAVTLNEEFPRLQVMRGPKRKGVRYFGPYAHAWAIRETLDTLTRVFPARTCSTGVFKRHGQIGRPCLLGYIGKCAAPCVGKVSAEEHRDIVDDFCDFMGGRTEQITRRLEKQMAQAAQDMEYERAARLRDDLGALRRALEKQAVVLADGTDADVVAFAQDELEAAVQVFHVRGGRVRGQRGWIVDKVEEVSTGELVEQFLLQVYGGVDDQTGLGEAGEQVPREVLVPELPEEADVYAELLSELRGSRVSLRVPQRGDKRALMETVERNAKEAFARHRVKRAGDLTARSMALSELQEALDLPDAPLRIECMDVSHVQGTNVVASMVVFEDGLAKKSDYRRFQVAQGTDDTAAMAEVVRRRFARHLKDEADRADEQGVAAEEGRPRRFAYPPNLLVVDGGQPQVAAAARSMSELGITDVAVCGLAKRMEEVWLPDDPDPVILPRTSEALYLLQRVRDEAHRFAITYHRQKRSAGMLVSMLDDVPGLGDTRRKALMKEFGSLKRLRAASVEELTRVPGIGKRTAEAVLAAITDPTADPTADAEPLPGDDGSPTTAEPAGAAS; this is translated from the coding sequence ATGCCCGACCCCTCCTCCTACCGCCCCGCGGTCGGCAGCATCCCGGAGTCCCCAGGGGTCTACAAGTTCCGCGACCCGAGCGGTCGCGTGGTCTACGTCGGCAAGGCCAAGAGCCTCCGCCAGCGGCTGAACAGCTACTTCGCCGACGTCCGCGGCCTGCACCCGCGCACCCGCCAGATGGTCACCACCGCGGCCAGCGTCGAGTGGACCGTGGTGGGCACCGAGGTCGAGGCCCTCCAGCTCGAGTACAACTGGATCAAGGAGTTCGACCCGCGGTTCAACGTCCGCTACCGGGACGACAAGAGCTACCCCTCGCTCGCGGTCACGCTGAACGAGGAGTTCCCGCGGCTGCAGGTCATGCGCGGCCCCAAGCGCAAGGGCGTCCGGTACTTCGGGCCCTACGCGCACGCCTGGGCCATCCGCGAGACGCTGGACACCCTGACGCGGGTGTTCCCGGCGCGCACCTGCTCCACCGGCGTCTTCAAGCGGCACGGCCAGATCGGCCGGCCCTGCCTGCTGGGCTACATCGGCAAGTGCGCGGCCCCGTGCGTGGGCAAGGTGTCCGCCGAGGAGCACCGCGACATCGTCGACGACTTCTGCGACTTCATGGGCGGGCGGACCGAGCAGATCACCCGCCGCCTGGAGAAGCAGATGGCGCAGGCGGCCCAGGACATGGAGTACGAGCGCGCCGCCCGGCTGCGCGACGACCTCGGCGCATTGCGCCGGGCGCTGGAGAAGCAGGCCGTGGTGCTCGCCGACGGCACCGACGCCGACGTGGTGGCCTTCGCCCAGGACGAGCTCGAGGCCGCGGTGCAGGTCTTCCACGTGCGCGGCGGCCGGGTGCGCGGCCAGCGCGGCTGGATCGTCGACAAGGTCGAGGAGGTGTCCACCGGGGAGCTGGTCGAGCAGTTCCTGCTGCAGGTCTACGGCGGGGTGGACGACCAGACCGGGCTCGGCGAGGCCGGCGAGCAGGTGCCGCGCGAGGTGCTGGTGCCCGAGCTCCCCGAGGAGGCCGACGTCTACGCCGAGCTGCTCAGCGAGCTGCGCGGCTCCCGGGTGTCGCTGCGGGTGCCCCAGCGCGGGGACAAGCGCGCGCTGATGGAGACCGTCGAGCGCAACGCCAAGGAGGCCTTCGCCCGGCACCGGGTCAAGCGCGCCGGCGACCTCACCGCCCGGTCCATGGCGTTGTCCGAGCTGCAGGAGGCCCTGGACCTGCCCGACGCCCCGTTGCGCATCGAGTGCATGGACGTCAGCCACGTGCAGGGCACCAACGTGGTGGCCAGCATGGTGGTCTTCGAGGACGGTCTGGCCAAGAAGTCCGACTACCGGCGCTTCCAGGTCGCCCAGGGCACCGACGACACCGCGGCCATGGCCGAGGTGGTGCGCCGCCGGTTCGCCCGGCACCTCAAGGACGAGGCCGACCGCGCCGACGAGCAGGGCGTGGCCGCCGAGGAGGGCCGGCCCCGCCGGTTCGCCTACCCGCCCAACCTGCTCGTCGTCGACGGCGGGCAGCCCCAGGTCGCGGCGGCCGCCCGCTCCATGTCCGAGCTGGGCATCACCGACGTCGCCGTCTGCGGGCTGGCCAAGCGGATGGAGGAGGTGTGGCTGCCCGACGACCCGGACCCGGTCATCCTGCCGCGCACCTCCGAGGCGCTGTACCTGCTGCAGCGGGTCCGCGACGAGGCGCACCGCTTCGCGATCACCTACCACCGGCAGAAGCGCTCGGCCGGGATGCTCGTCTCGATGCTGGACGACGTCCCCGGCCTGGGGGACACCCGGCGCAAGGCGCTGATGAAGGAGTTCGGCTCGCTGAAGCGGCTGCGCGCGGCGTCGGTCGAGGAGCTCACCCGGGTGCCGGGCATCGGCAAGCGGACGGCGGAGGCGGTGCTGGCGGCCATCACCGACCCGACCGCGGACCCGACCGCCGACGCCGAGCCCCTGCCCGGCGATGATGGGTCCCCGACGACCGCCGAGCCCGCCGGAGCCGCCTCGTGA
- a CDS encoding alpha/beta hydrolase — protein sequence MTTTADGPVPSELHDLPSADGTRVRYRRWLPAGDVLAVLQVVHGASEHSGRYDRLGRALAERGYAVYAMDLRGHGHTAEATGVGRFGAPSFAAVLDDVVALHLLARDEQPDVPRLLLGHSMGSIVALASAERDGEGLAGLALSGPIGAAPQLAEQVTALEGAVAAGIGDHALDALGAFNQPFEPARTPFDWLSRDEAEVDAYIADPLAGDEMPLTYAYAAGVFGAAVSAATPDAVAQLPADLPVLLLSGSRDPVGGVDAAQVTALAGMLTDRGLPVEQHVYPDARHEVFNETNRDDVTADLLTWLDARTTG from the coding sequence ATGACGACGACGGCCGACGGCCCGGTCCCCAGCGAGCTGCACGACCTGCCGTCCGCCGACGGCACCCGGGTGCGCTACCGCCGCTGGCTGCCGGCCGGTGACGTCCTGGCGGTGCTGCAGGTCGTGCACGGGGCCTCGGAGCACTCCGGGCGCTACGACCGGCTCGGTCGGGCGCTGGCCGAGCGGGGCTACGCCGTCTACGCGATGGACCTGCGTGGCCACGGGCACACCGCCGAGGCCACCGGGGTGGGCCGGTTCGGGGCACCGTCGTTCGCCGCGGTGCTGGACGACGTCGTCGCCCTGCACCTCCTGGCCCGCGACGAGCAGCCCGACGTCCCCCGGCTGCTGCTGGGCCACTCGATGGGCTCGATCGTCGCGCTCGCGTCGGCCGAGCGGGACGGCGAGGGCCTGGCCGGGCTCGCGCTGTCCGGCCCGATCGGGGCCGCACCCCAGCTCGCCGAGCAGGTGACCGCCCTGGAGGGCGCCGTGGCCGCAGGCATCGGCGACCACGCCCTGGACGCCCTGGGGGCCTTCAACCAGCCCTTCGAGCCGGCCCGCACCCCTTTCGACTGGCTGTCCCGCGACGAGGCCGAGGTGGACGCCTACATCGCCGACCCGCTGGCCGGGGACGAGATGCCCCTGACCTACGCCTACGCCGCCGGTGTCTTCGGCGCCGCCGTCTCCGCGGCCACCCCGGACGCCGTCGCGCAGCTGCCCGCAGACCTGCCGGTGCTGCTGCTCTCGGGCTCCCGCGACCCGGTCGGCGGGGTGGACGCCGCCCAGGTCACGGCTCTGGCCGGGATGCTCACCGACCGCGGTCTCCCGGTCGAGCAGCACGTCTACCCCGACGCCCGGCACGAGGTGTTCAACGAGACGAACCGGGACGACGTGACCGCCGACCTGCTGACCTGGCTGGACGCCCGCACCACGGGGTGA
- the uvrA gene encoding excinuclease ABC subunit UvrA — MDRLVVRGAREHNLKDVHLDLPRDAMIVFTGLSGSGKSSLAFDTIFAEGQRRYVESLSAYARQFLGQMDKPDVDFIEGLSPAVSIDQKSTNRNPRSTVGTITEVYDYLRLLYARAGQPHCPNCGKPIARQTPQQIVDQVLEMTEGTRFQVLAPVVRARKGEYVDLFSSLQTQGFSRVRVDGVIHSLTEPPKLKKQEKHTIEVIVDRLTVKESAKRRLTDSVETALGLAGGLVVLDFVDLEEGDPERERTFSEHLACIDDGLSFEALEPRSFSFNSPFGACAECTGIGTRKEVDPELVVPDPEKSLGEGAIAPWAGSMSNEYFTRLLTGLGNQIGFSMKTPWEQLPAKIQKAVLHGSPDQVHVRYKNRYGRERSYYAAFEGVLPFLERRHEDTDSEFMRDKYEGYMRDVPCPVCHGTRLKPEILAVKLDGRSIAEVTGLSIGDASEWLDALTLGERERAIADRVLKEIQARLSFLVSVGLDYLSLDRPAATLAGGEAQRIRLATQIGSGLVGVLYVLDEPSIGLHQRDNVRLIETLVRLRDMGNTLIVVEHDEDTIKQADWIVDIGPGAGEHGGEVVVSGTYEDLLASERSLTGQYLSGRKEIVIPAERRPRTPGRELVVKGAREHNLRGVDVTFPLGMLVAVTGVSGSGKSSLVNDILYTVLANQLNRARMVPGRHRTITGLDQLDKVVGVDQSPIGRTPRSNPATYTGVWDAIRKLFASTEEAKVRGYQPGRFSFNVKGGRCEACSGDGTLKIEMNFLPDVYVPCEVCKGARFNRETLEVRYKNKTVAEVLDMPIEEAAEFFAPINSIARYLTTLTEVGLGYVRLGQPATTLSGGEAQRVKLASELQKRSNGRTIYVLDEPTTGLHFEDIRKLLLVIQGLVDKGNSVIVIEHNLDVIKSADWLIDMGPEGGFRGGTVVGEGTPELIAGIPESHTGKFLAEILDPARMEAAAKKKPRKKVAASAPAADVVTDPVPAGRTV; from the coding sequence ATGGATCGGCTCGTCGTTCGCGGCGCCCGTGAGCACAACCTGAAGGACGTGCACCTCGACCTCCCGCGGGACGCGATGATCGTGTTCACCGGGCTCTCCGGGTCGGGCAAGTCCAGCCTGGCCTTCGACACCATCTTCGCCGAGGGCCAGCGCCGCTACGTCGAGTCGCTCTCGGCCTACGCCCGGCAGTTCCTCGGCCAGATGGACAAGCCCGACGTCGACTTCATCGAGGGCCTGTCCCCGGCTGTGTCGATCGACCAGAAGTCGACCAACCGCAACCCGCGGTCGACCGTCGGCACGATCACCGAGGTCTACGACTACCTCCGACTGCTCTACGCGCGCGCCGGCCAGCCGCACTGCCCCAACTGCGGCAAGCCGATCGCCCGGCAGACCCCGCAGCAGATCGTCGACCAGGTGCTGGAGATGACCGAGGGCACCCGCTTCCAGGTCCTCGCGCCGGTCGTGCGGGCCCGCAAGGGCGAGTACGTCGACCTGTTCTCCTCCCTGCAGACCCAGGGCTTCTCCCGGGTCCGGGTCGACGGCGTCATCCACTCGCTCACCGAGCCGCCCAAGCTCAAGAAGCAGGAGAAGCACACGATCGAGGTGATCGTCGACCGCCTGACGGTCAAGGAGAGCGCCAAGCGGCGGCTCACCGACTCGGTCGAGACCGCGCTGGGCCTGGCCGGCGGGCTCGTGGTGCTCGACTTCGTCGACCTCGAGGAGGGCGACCCCGAGCGGGAGCGCACCTTCTCCGAGCACCTGGCCTGCATCGACGACGGGCTGAGCTTCGAGGCCCTCGAGCCGCGGTCGTTCTCCTTCAACTCCCCGTTCGGCGCCTGCGCCGAGTGCACCGGCATCGGCACCCGCAAGGAGGTCGACCCCGAGCTGGTCGTCCCCGACCCGGAGAAGAGCCTGGGCGAGGGCGCCATCGCGCCCTGGGCCGGCTCGATGAGCAACGAGTACTTCACCCGGCTGCTGACCGGGCTGGGCAACCAGATCGGCTTCTCGATGAAGACGCCCTGGGAGCAGCTGCCGGCCAAGATCCAGAAGGCCGTGCTACACGGCTCGCCCGACCAGGTGCACGTCCGCTACAAGAACCGCTACGGCCGCGAGCGCAGCTACTACGCCGCCTTCGAGGGCGTGCTGCCGTTCCTGGAGCGTCGGCACGAGGACACCGACTCGGAGTTCATGCGGGACAAGTACGAGGGCTACATGCGCGACGTGCCCTGCCCGGTCTGCCACGGCACCCGGCTCAAGCCCGAGATCCTGGCCGTCAAGCTCGACGGTCGCTCGATCGCCGAGGTCACCGGGCTCTCGATCGGCGACGCGTCGGAGTGGCTGGACGCGCTCACCCTGGGCGAGCGCGAGCGGGCCATCGCGGACCGGGTCCTCAAGGAGATCCAGGCTCGGCTGTCCTTCCTGGTCTCCGTCGGCCTGGACTACCTGTCCCTGGACCGCCCCGCGGCGACGCTGGCCGGTGGCGAGGCGCAGCGGATCCGGCTGGCCACCCAGATCGGGTCCGGGCTGGTCGGGGTGCTCTACGTCCTCGACGAGCCCTCCATCGGGCTGCACCAGCGGGACAACGTCCGGCTCATCGAGACCCTGGTCCGGCTGCGCGACATGGGCAACACGCTCATCGTCGTGGAGCACGACGAGGACACCATCAAGCAGGCCGACTGGATCGTCGACATCGGCCCGGGTGCCGGTGAGCACGGTGGCGAGGTCGTGGTCTCGGGCACCTACGAGGACCTGCTGGCCAGCGAGCGCTCGTTGACCGGTCAGTACCTGTCCGGGCGCAAGGAGATCGTCATCCCCGCCGAGCGCCGCCCCCGCACCCCGGGGCGGGAGCTGGTGGTCAAGGGCGCCCGTGAGCACAACCTGCGCGGGGTCGACGTGACCTTCCCGCTCGGCATGCTGGTCGCGGTCACCGGCGTCTCCGGCTCGGGCAAGTCCAGCCTGGTCAACGACATCCTCTACACGGTGCTGGCCAACCAGCTCAACCGTGCCCGGATGGTGCCCGGCCGGCACCGCACCATCACCGGCCTGGACCAGTTGGACAAGGTCGTCGGCGTCGACCAGTCGCCCATCGGCCGCACGCCGCGGTCCAACCCGGCCACCTACACCGGTGTCTGGGACGCGATCCGCAAGCTCTTCGCGTCCACCGAGGAGGCGAAGGTCCGCGGGTACCAGCCGGGCCGGTTCAGCTTCAACGTCAAGGGCGGGCGCTGCGAGGCGTGCTCCGGCGACGGGACGCTGAAGATCGAGATGAACTTCCTGCCCGACGTCTACGTGCCCTGCGAGGTCTGCAAGGGCGCCCGGTTCAACCGGGAGACCCTCGAGGTCCGGTACAAGAACAAGACGGTGGCCGAGGTCCTCGACATGCCGATCGAGGAGGCCGCGGAGTTCTTCGCCCCGATCAACAGCATCGCCCGGTACCTGACCACGCTGACCGAGGTCGGCCTGGGCTACGTCCGGCTCGGCCAGCCGGCGACCACGCTGTCCGGTGGTGAGGCGCAACGGGTGAAGCTGGCCAGCGAGCTGCAGAAGCGGTCCAACGGCCGGACGATCTACGTCCTCGACGAGCCCACCACCGGGCTGCACTTCGAGGACATCCGCAAGCTGCTGCTGGTCATCCAGGGGCTGGTCGACAAGGGCAACTCGGTCATCGTGATCGAGCACAACCTGGACGTGATCAAGAGCGCCGACTGGCTGATCGACATGGGCCCCGAGGGCGGGTTCCGCGGCGGCACGGTCGTCGGCGAGGGCACGCCCGAGCTCATCGCCGGCATCCCGGAGAGCCACACCGGCAAGTTCCTGGCCGAGATCCTCGACCCGGCCCGGATGGAGGCCGCGGCGAAGAAGAAGCCGCGCAAGAAGGTGGCCGCGTCCGCGCCGGCCGCCGACGTCGTCACCGACCCGGTGCCCGCCGGCCGGACGGTCTGA
- the gap gene encoding type I glyceraldehyde-3-phosphate dehydrogenase codes for MTVRVGINGFGRIGRNFYRAVAASGQDVEIVAVNDLTSNDVLAHLLKYDSVLGKLPEEVHATADGIVVGDKTITALAERDPANLPWGDLGVDVVIESTGFFTKAADARKHVEAGAKKVIISAPATDDDITIVMGANHELYDGSQTIISNASCTTNCLAPLAKVLNDSFGIERGLMTTIHAYTADQNLQDGPHKDLRRARAAALNIVPTSTGAAKAIGLVLPELKGKLDGYALRVPVPTGSATDLTVTLSREVTVEEVNAAYKAAADGPLAPYLVYTDAPIVSSDIVTDPASCIYDSGLTKVFGNQVKVVGWYDNEWGYSNRLVDLTALVGSKL; via the coding sequence GTGACGGTTCGCGTCGGCATCAACGGCTTCGGCCGCATCGGCCGCAACTTCTACCGGGCGGTCGCCGCCAGCGGCCAGGACGTCGAGATCGTGGCGGTCAACGACCTGACCAGCAACGACGTGCTCGCCCACCTGCTCAAGTACGACTCGGTCCTCGGCAAGCTGCCCGAGGAGGTCCACGCGACCGCCGACGGCATCGTCGTCGGCGACAAGACGATCACCGCGCTGGCCGAGCGCGACCCGGCCAACCTGCCCTGGGGCGACCTGGGCGTGGACGTGGTCATCGAGTCCACCGGCTTCTTCACCAAGGCCGCCGACGCCCGCAAGCACGTCGAGGCCGGCGCCAAGAAGGTCATCATCTCCGCGCCCGCCACCGACGACGACATCACCATCGTCATGGGCGCCAACCACGAGCTGTACGACGGCTCGCAGACGATCATCAGCAACGCCTCCTGCACCACGAACTGCCTGGCCCCGCTGGCCAAGGTGCTCAACGACTCCTTCGGCATCGAGCGTGGCCTGATGACCACGATCCACGCCTATACCGCCGACCAGAACCTGCAGGACGGCCCGCACAAGGACCTCCGTCGGGCCCGCGCCGCCGCGCTGAACATCGTCCCCACCTCGACCGGTGCGGCCAAGGCCATCGGCCTGGTCCTCCCCGAGCTCAAGGGCAAGCTCGACGGCTACGCCCTGCGCGTCCCGGTCCCGACCGGCTCGGCCACCGACCTCACCGTCACGCTGTCCCGCGAGGTCACCGTCGAGGAGGTCAACGCCGCCTACAAGGCCGCGGCCGACGGTCCGCTGGCCCCGTACTTGGTCTACACCGACGCCCCGATCGTGTCCTCGGACATCGTCACCGACCCGGCGTCCTGCATCTACGACTCGGGCCTGACCAAGGTGTTCGGCAACCAGGTCAAGGTCGTCGGCTGGTACGACAACGAGTGGGGCTACTCCAACCGCCTCGTGGATCTGACCGCGCTGGTCGGCTCCAAGCTCTGA
- the whiA gene encoding DNA-binding protein WhiA, producing the protein MAMTAMVKDELSRVECTKTSERKAEVTALLRFSGGLHIVGGRVVIEAELDTGSVARRLRRDISEVYGYTSGVSVLAGGNIRRGVRYLVRIAKHGEGLARQTGLVDQRGRPVRGLPPAVVSGGLNDAEAAWRGAFLAHGSLTEPGRSSSLEITCPGPEAAMALVGAARRLGIAAKAREVRGADRVVVRDGDAISALLTRMGAHEAVLAWEDRRMRREVRATANRLANFDDANLRRSARAAVAASARVERALEILADDAPEHLLVAGRLRLEHGQASLEELGQRADPPMTKDAVAGRIRRLLAMADKRAKDLGIPDTESVVTDDMIGP; encoded by the coding sequence ATGGCGATGACGGCGATGGTCAAGGACGAGCTCTCCCGGGTGGAGTGCACGAAGACCTCCGAGCGCAAGGCCGAGGTCACCGCGCTGCTGCGGTTCTCCGGCGGCCTGCACATCGTGGGCGGACGGGTGGTCATCGAGGCCGAGCTGGACACCGGCTCGGTGGCCCGCCGCCTGCGCCGCGACATCAGCGAGGTCTACGGCTACACCAGCGGCGTCAGCGTCCTGGCCGGGGGCAACATCCGGCGCGGGGTCCGCTACCTGGTCCGCATCGCCAAGCACGGCGAGGGCCTGGCCCGGCAGACCGGGCTGGTCGACCAGCGGGGCCGGCCGGTCCGCGGCCTGCCCCCGGCGGTCGTCTCCGGCGGTCTCAACGACGCCGAGGCCGCCTGGCGTGGGGCCTTCCTCGCGCACGGTTCGCTCACCGAGCCGGGCCGGTCCTCCTCGCTGGAGATCACCTGCCCCGGTCCGGAGGCCGCGATGGCCCTGGTCGGTGCGGCCCGCCGGCTGGGCATCGCCGCCAAGGCCCGCGAGGTGCGCGGTGCCGACCGGGTCGTCGTCCGCGACGGCGACGCGATCAGCGCCCTGCTCACCCGGATGGGCGCCCACGAGGCCGTGCTCGCCTGGGAGGACCGCCGGATGCGCCGCGAGGTCCGGGCCACCGCCAACCGGCTGGCCAACTTCGACGACGCCAACCTGCGCCGCTCGGCCCGGGCCGCGGTCGCGGCCAGTGCGCGGGTGGAGCGCGCCCTGGAGATCCTGGCCGACGACGCCCCCGAGCACCTGCTGGTCGCCGGCCGGCTGCGGTTGGAGCACGGCCAGGCCTCCCTGGAGGAGCTCGGCCAGCGCGCCGACCCGCCGATGACCAAGGACGCCGTCGCCGGCCGGATCCGCCGCCTGCTGGCGATGGCGGACAAGCGGGCCAAGGACCTCGGCATCCCGGACACCGAGTCCGTGGTCACCGACGACATGATCGGGCCCTGA
- the rapZ gene encoding RNase adapter RapZ — MTDTPLDTPADPTGSAADEAPDQGPLEVVVVTGLSGSGKNSAGRVLEDLGFYVVDNLPPALLAPMVELGARGDLRRFAAVVDVRSRAFSSDLAEAIRSLTDAGHRPRVVYVHARDEVLVRRYESNRREHPLQGSGRLSDGIAAERALLTGIAGDADLWVDTSDLNVHQLRTTLESAFVREGTTPELTATVLSFGFKYGLPLDADLVVDARFLPNPHWIPELREQTGRDAAVRDHVLGSADAGEFLERYLQVLRLLVPGYRREGKRYLTLAVGCTGGKHRSVAIAEEFARRLSAEGVTASARHRDLGRE; from the coding sequence GTGACCGACACCCCGCTCGACACCCCTGCCGACCCGACCGGCAGCGCCGCCGACGAGGCCCCCGACCAGGGGCCGCTCGAGGTCGTCGTGGTCACCGGGCTCTCCGGGTCGGGCAAGAACAGCGCCGGCCGGGTCCTGGAGGACCTGGGCTTCTACGTCGTGGACAACCTCCCGCCGGCCCTGCTGGCCCCCATGGTGGAGCTCGGCGCCCGGGGCGACCTGCGCCGGTTCGCCGCCGTCGTCGACGTCCGCAGCCGGGCGTTCTCCTCCGACCTCGCCGAGGCGATCCGCAGCCTCACCGACGCCGGGCACCGGCCGCGGGTGGTCTACGTGCACGCCCGCGACGAGGTGCTGGTCCGCCGCTACGAGTCCAACCGGCGGGAGCACCCGCTGCAGGGGTCCGGGCGGCTGTCCGACGGCATCGCCGCCGAGCGCGCCCTGCTCACCGGCATCGCCGGGGACGCCGACCTGTGGGTCGACACCTCCGACCTGAACGTGCACCAGCTGCGCACCACGCTGGAGTCGGCGTTCGTCCGCGAGGGCACCACCCCCGAGCTCACCGCGACCGTGCTCAGCTTCGGCTTCAAGTACGGCCTGCCGCTGGACGCCGACCTCGTCGTCGACGCCCGGTTCCTGCCCAACCCGCACTGGATCCCCGAGCTGCGCGAGCAGACCGGCCGGGACGCCGCCGTCCGCGACCACGTGCTGGGCTCCGCAGACGCGGGGGAGTTCCTGGAGCGCTACCTGCAGGTGCTGCGGCTGCTGGTGCCAGGCTACCGGCGCGAGGGCAAGCGGTACCTGACCCTCGCCGTGGGCTGCACCGGCGGCAAGCACCGCTCGGTGGCCATCGCCGAGGAGTTCGCCCGACGGCTGTCCGCCGAGGGCGTCACCGCCAGTGCCCGGCACCGCGACCTGGGCCGCGAGTGA
- the yvcK gene encoding uridine diphosphate-N-acetylglucosamine-binding protein YvcK: MSGRHEAPGRAAEPAPGHGPAGHAAPEGATAPSVVALGGGHGLAVTLEAWRPLAGELTAVVTVADDGGSSGRIRREMPVLPPGDLRMALAALAGDGERTREMTELLQHRLGGTGVLAGHPVGNLVLTGLVEIHGGDTVRALDTLCGLLGAHGRVLPMADVPLDLVATVESVDPDDPARTRRIRGQVAIATTPGRVRDIRVSPADPPVHADVLAAIARADVVCLGPGSWYTSVLPHLLVPRLRAALAATPARVVVVLNLEAQVGETDGFSPEEHLRVLQAHLRGVPLHTVIADAEAVVDRRGLLSAARECGADLVLTSVAASDGAPRHDPARLTEAFTSVLASGAAAR, from the coding sequence GTGAGCGGGCGGCACGAGGCCCCGGGTCGGGCGGCCGAGCCCGCGCCGGGGCACGGTCCGGCCGGCCACGCAGCACCCGAGGGGGCCACCGCACCGTCGGTGGTGGCGCTGGGGGGCGGACACGGGCTGGCGGTGACGCTGGAGGCCTGGCGGCCACTGGCCGGCGAGCTGACCGCCGTGGTCACCGTCGCCGACGACGGCGGCTCCTCCGGCCGGATCCGGCGGGAGATGCCGGTGCTGCCCCCCGGCGACCTGCGAATGGCGCTGGCCGCGCTCGCCGGCGACGGCGAGCGCACCCGGGAGATGACCGAGCTGCTGCAGCACCGACTCGGCGGCACGGGCGTGCTCGCCGGGCACCCCGTGGGCAACCTGGTGCTCACCGGACTGGTCGAGATCCACGGCGGGGACACCGTGCGGGCCCTGGACACCCTCTGCGGGCTGCTCGGTGCCCACGGCCGGGTGCTGCCGATGGCCGACGTCCCGCTGGACCTCGTGGCGACCGTGGAGAGCGTCGACCCCGACGACCCGGCGCGCACCCGGCGGATCCGCGGGCAGGTGGCCATCGCCACCACGCCGGGCCGGGTCCGTGACATCCGGGTCAGCCCGGCCGACCCCCCGGTGCACGCCGACGTGCTCGCCGCCATCGCCCGGGCGGACGTCGTGTGTCTCGGCCCCGGCTCCTGGTACACCTCCGTGCTGCCGCACCTGCTGGTGCCGCGGCTGCGGGCCGCGCTGGCCGCCACACCGGCCCGGGTGGTCGTCGTGCTCAACCTGGAGGCCCAGGTGGGGGAGACGGACGGGTTCTCCCCGGAGGAGCACCTGCGGGTGTTGCAGGCCCATCTGCGCGGCGTGCCGTTGCACACGGTCATCGCCGATGCCGAAGCGGTTGTTGACCGGCGTGGTCTGCTGTCTGCGGCGCGGGAGTGCGGGGCCGATCTGGTCCTCACCTCCGTCGCTGCGTCGGACGGCGCGCCCCGGCACGACCCGGCGCGCCTGACGGAGGCGTTCACCTCGGTGCTCGCCTCCGGGGCGGCCGCCCGGTGA